The Glycine soja cultivar W05 chromosome 19, ASM419377v2, whole genome shotgun sequence genomic sequence TAATTAGCATAAGGGTGTATACTTTGcatattattaattacttttgtaCTTCAATGTTAGCTGACAGATAGTATAATCATCAATATCACCTGACAGACAGCTAGTACTATTCATCACTTTTGTAACTACAAAGAAGCTATATTCAAACTGTCAAAAATTGTAACTAATGTCATAGTACAAAACAGGCTAGTAGTGTTTCACCAGTAGACTTGATTCCACTTGTGCTCTTGTAGATATGTAATGCAAagagttttatatataatattaagagTTGATAGTCGCTACAAAAAATGAGGGTGAAAAATTCACAGATgagtttttatatgaaaaattatattcaacACTAATTCTTGAATTTTTCGCCCTCAAATTTATAAGAATACCAAACTGACTCTTttaagtattattatttttcacattgGTTGCAGTAAAACAAAAGACAAGCTAATGATAAAACCATGTGATCTTGTAAGCAGactactcaattttttttcaaatgtaacAACTACGTATCAATATCTGTAACACTATATGATTACTTGATTAGTAAAACGTCTCATCAATGTTTCACCTCTTGTGATGAGCATGATGTCAAGTGTTTGAGATAAAAAGCAACAATAGACTGCATCATGGTGATCTGGCAAGATTTGTCCCAGCTTCTCACAAACATATACCATCAAGATGAGAGATACTGTAACTTGTGACAAGCTGATTGTCGATTTTTTTAGAACTATACAACCTCTAAGCTTGAAGAACCTGACAGTGAACTATGTGGCTTTTGAGTCGATTTCTCCCAGCAAGGCTAGACCATAGATTTGTGACCAAGGTCTTGAACTGTCCTTTCCCAGCAATGGTTTCCCATAACTGTTCAGCGGATGATCCTTTCAAATCTTCAAGTTTTGAAACATCAACCAGAGAAATGCTCATATTATTACGGATGATACAGAGTTTCCCATTCAGGGGGACAAGAGCAGCAGCCTCTAAAGCCCGTGAGCTCCCCAAATGCATTTTACTGTCAATATGCTTGCTCCATGAATCAGCAACCTCATCATAAACCCGAATCTTGCAGCCGTCCTTGCAGTCTAAGGCATAGAGCTTTTCATTTAGGGTACAGCTAGGGTTCCTCCAGCCAGAAACCATTCCATCATAAATAGTGTACCAGCTATCGTTCTCTGGCTGATAGACCTCACTCAGAACCTGCCGATGAGAACCGAGTCCCTTCATGAACCACTTACCATCATAGACAACTCCTATGAAAGGCACCATTGCAGTGCTCATATCTGAAATAAATGACCATCTATTCTTGTTGGGATCATACACTTCAGCTGATCGCAAGGACCGGTGCACACCCTCATTCTCCCCACCAGCCACATACAGACAATTGTTTATGACACAGGAGCCAAAGAAGTGCCGCCTACGAAGCATATCTGGGGCACGGTGCCATTTATTTGTCCTAGCACTATAAAATATGACGCGTCTCATGGATCCCTTTAGTGGGTCCTTCCCTCCAAACAGGTAAAGGTGACAGCCATTGAGAACAGCACAGCCAAAACCAAGAGCTCCAGAATATTCCTTAGGAACAGGTGGCAGGGGCTGCCATAGTTGGTACACAGGATCAAAGGCATGCCATGATATTTTCCCGTCTCGGTCCCTCTTAATGACATATATCCACTCTTCTGCAATTCCAAGACTCTTGCGGAGAaagtaaaagaagttaccaaCCAAAAGACGATACCATCTTTTGCAGACAAGCCGAAGTTTACGGTGCTCAACTCGTGGGACTCGGATTAGGCAAGCAATAGCCAGATCATCAGGGA encodes the following:
- the LOC114400430 gene encoding F-box/kelch-repeat protein At1g55270-like, with the translated sequence MDRVIQPPLVDTTACLCRVDTGLKTVAGAKKYVPGTKLCLRPDIKPSIHPTRNKPARGDRSRSQSPLLPGLPDDLAIACLIRVPRVEHRKLRLVCKRWYRLLVGNFFYFLRKSLGIAEEWIYVIKRDRDGKISWHAFDPVYQLWQPLPPVPKEYSGALGFGCAVLNGCHLYLFGGKDPLKGSMRRVIFYSARTNKWHRAPDMLRRRHFFGSCVINNCLYVAGGENEGVHRSLRSAEVYDPNKNRWSFISDMSTAMVPFIGVVYDGKWFMKGLGSHRQVLSEVYQPENDSWYTIYDGMVSGWRNPSCTLNEKLYALDCKDGCKIRVYDEVADSWSKHIDSKMHLGSSRALEAAALVPLNGKLCIIRNNMSISLVDVSKLEDLKGSSAEQLWETIAGKGQFKTLVTNLWSSLAGRNRLKSHIVHCQVLQA